In a single window of the Elaeis guineensis isolate ETL-2024a chromosome 6, EG11, whole genome shotgun sequence genome:
- the LOC105046985 gene encoding receptor-like serine/threonine-protein kinase SD1-8 isoform X1 — MRRPPIFPSLLFFLSTLFSYSIGGDILTPTQPLTDGQTLISAGRIFELGFFSPANSNNRYVGIWYHKVSVQTVVWVANRQHPISERKGNLSITANGTLIITDQNSTTIWSSGSSGLANPVAQLLDTGNLIIRQTSDDTHDPNSFAWQSFDHPTDTLLPSMKLGWNLTSHLNRNLTAWTSSSDPAPGYYSMAMDIQGDPEIFLWNGAHRVWRAGPWVGQRFSGVPEMKTYSMFKFDFVNDQDEIYYSFNIFNESIISRLIVNQSGVTQRMVWLEQSQMWSIFWFAPKDQCDNVSPCGPFGVCDPNNSPICDCLQGFEPKSPTNWALRDGSEGCKRKTARDCRNGTDGFVTVSDAKLPDTSGSTVDMSLNLDQCRAKCLTNCSCTAFASAKTSGDGCIIWTTELTDLRVFGFGGQDLYVRVAAADLGSASDHSHRNDIIAVVVGSVLGILLLGFICCCFWKKKKRTRRQAQSTLGSVSFASNYIDESTEGRELELPLFDLGTIAAATNNFSIQNKLGEGGFGPVYKGKLGDEQEIAVKRLAKTSVQGLDEFKNEVMLIAKLQHRNLVRLLGCCVQGEERMLIYEYMPNRSLDAFLFDKAKAALLDWRTRYHIIVGIARGILYLHQDSRFRIIHRDLKASNILLDKEMNPKISDFGMARIFGGDETEANTRRVVGTYGYMSPEYAMDGIFSVKSDVFSFGVLVLEIISGKKNRGIYLSHRHVNLLGHAWSSWKEGNGLDLVDDSIVHSFPVSEALRCIKVGLLCVQEHPEDRPTMSSVVLMLGSENTPLPDPKQPGFVSTKGPLEIDSSSSKQDSLTVNGLSVTIFEGR; from the exons ATGAGAAGGCCTCCCATATTCCCATcgcttctcttcttcctctccactCTCTTCTCCTACTCCATTGGAGGTGACATCCTAACTCCAACCCAGCCCCTCACCGACGGCCAGACCCTGATCTCAGCCGGCAGGATCTTTGAATTAGGCTTCTTCAGCCCTGCCAACTCCAACAACCGGTATGTCGGCATATGGTACCATAAGGTGTCGGTGCAAACCGTCGTGTGGGTCGCCAACCGCCAGCACCCAATCTCCGAGCGCAAGGGAAACCTATCCATCACCGCCAACGGAACACTCATCATCACCGACCAGAATTCCACCACCATCTGGTCCTCGGGCTCGTCGGGCCTCGCCAACCCGGTCGCACAGCTCTTGGATACTGGTAATTTGATAATTAGACAGACCAGCGATGACACCCATGATCCGAATAGCTTTGCATGGCAGAGCTTCGATCACCCGACCGACACGCTACTTCCGAGCATGAAGCTCGGGTGGAACCTAACGAGCCATCTCAACCGCAACCTGACGGCGTGGACCAGTTCCAGCGACCCGGCGCCGGGCTACTATTCTATGGCTATGGATATCCAGGGCGACCCGGAGATCTTCCTATGGAACGGAGCGCACCGGGTGTGGCGCGCCGGGCCATGGGTCGGCCAAAGGTTCAGCGGCGTCCCGGAGATGAAGACCTACAGCATGTTCAAATTCGACTTCGTCAATGACCAGGACGAGATCTACTACTCGTTTAACATCTTTAACGAATCGATCATCTCGAGGCTCATCGTGAACCAGTCCGGCGTGACACAGCGGATGGTCTGGCTCGAGCAGAGCCAGATGTGGAGCATCTTCTGGTTTGCACCCAAAGACCAGTGCGACAACGTGTCGCCGTGCGGTCCGTTCGGGGTCTGCGACCCTAACAACTCGCCGATATGCGACTGTTTGCAGGGTTTTGAGCCCAAGTCGCCGACGAATTGGGCTCTGAGGGATGGGTCGGAGGGGTGCAAGAGGAAGACGGCGCGGGATTGCCGGAACGGGACTGATGGGTTCGTGACGGTGAGCGATGCCAAGCTGCCGGACACGTCGGGCTCAACGGTCGACATGAGCCTGAATTTGGATCAGTGCAGGGCTAAGTGTTTGACGAATTGTTCGTGCACGGCCTTTGCGAGTGCGAAGACCAGCGGGGATGGGTGCATAATTTGGACTACGGAGCTCACTGATCTTAGGGTGTTCGGGTTCGGTGGACAGGATCTCTACGTCCGGGTAGCAGCGGCTGATCTAG GCTCAGCGTCAGACCATTCACACCGGAACGACATAATCGCGGTCGTGGTGGGCTCAGTGCTGGGGATTCTACTGCTTGGCTTCATTTGTTGCTGCTtctggaaaaagaaaaagaggacaaGAAGACAAG CTCAGTCCACGTTAGGTAGCGTTTCCTTTGCCAGCAACTACATTGATGAGAGCACTGAAGGAAGGGAATTGGAGCTGCCTTTATTTGATTTGGGAACAATTGCAGCAGCAACCAACAACTTCTCTATCCAAAACAAGCTTGGAGAAGGTGGCTTTGGCCCCGTATACAAG GGCAAGCTGGGAGATGAACAAGAGATAGCTGTGAAGAGGCTTGCAAAGACTTCGGTGCAAGGCCTTGATGAGTTCAAGAATGAGGTAATGCTCATTGCCAAGCTTCAGCATCGGAACCTTGTACGACTTCTTGGCTGCTGCGTTCAAGGAGAGGAAAGGATGCTGATCTATGAGTACATGCCTAACAGAAGCCTGGATGCCTTTCTATTTG ACAAAGCTAAAGCTGCACTGCTGGATTGGCGGACCCGCTATCACATTATAGTAGGGATTGCTCGTGGAATTCTCTACCTTCACCAAGATTCTAGATTTAGAATTATTCATAGAGACCTCAAAGCTAGCAACATTCTTCTCGACAAAGAAATGAACCCCAAAATATCAGACTTTGGCATGGCAAGAATATTTGGAGGGGATGAGACAGAAGCAAACACACGAAGAGTGGTTGGTACCTA TGGATACATGTCTCCTGAGTATGCCATGGATGGTATCTTCTCAGTGAAATCAGACGTATTTAGCTTTGGTGTTCTAGTACTTGAAATCATAAGTGGCAAGAAGAACAGAGGGATTTACCTCTCTCATCGCCACGTAAATCTTCTAGGACAT GCATGGAGTTCATGGAAAGAAGGTAATGGCTTGGACTTGGTGGACGACTCAATAGTTCACTCATTTCCCGTGTCTGAAGCGTTGAGGTGTATAAAGGTGGGTCTCTTGTGCGTTCAAGAACACCCGGAGGACAGGCCAACAATGTCCTCCGTAGTGTTAATGTTGGGCAGTGAGAACACCCCTCTCCCAGACCCTAAGCAGCCTGGTTTTGTTTCAACGAAAGGTCCCTTGGAAATTGATTCATCATCAAGCAAGCAAGACTCATTAACTGTAAATGGCTTATCAGTTACAATATTTGAAGGCCGATAG
- the LOC105046985 gene encoding receptor-like serine/threonine-protein kinase SD1-8 isoform X2, with amino-acid sequence MRRPPIFPSLLFFLSTLFSYSIGGDILTPTQPLTDGQTLISAGRIFELGFFSPANSNNRYVGIWYHKVSVQTVVWVANRQHPISERKGNLSITANGTLIITDQNSTTIWSSGSSGLANPVAQLLDTGNLIIRQTSDDTHDPNSFAWQSFDHPTDTLLPSMKLGWNLTSHLNRNLTAWTSSSDPAPGYYSMAMDIQGDPEIFLWNGAHRVWRAGPWVGQRFSGVPEMKTYSMFKFDFVNDQDEIYYSFNIFNESIISRLIVNQSGVTQRMVWLEQSQMWSIFWFAPKDQCDNVSPCGPFGVCDPNNSPICDCLQGFEPKSPTNWALRDGSEGCKRKTARDCRNGTDGFVTVSDAKLPDTSGSTVDMSLNLDQCRAKCLTNCSCTAFASAKTSGDGCIIWTTELTDLRVFGFGGQDLYVRVAAADLGSASDHSHRNDIIAVVVGSVLGILLLGFICCCFWKKKKRTRRQAQSTLGSVSFASNYIDESTEGRELELPLFDLGTIAAATNNFSIQNKLGEGGFGPVYKGKLGDEQEIAVKRLAKTSVQGLDEFKNEVMLIAKLQHRNLVRLLGCCVQGEERMLIYEYMPNRSLDAFLFDKAKAALLDWRTRYHIIVGIARGILYLHQDSRFRIIHRDLKASNILLDKEMNPKISDFGMARIFGGDETEANTRRVVGT; translated from the exons ATGAGAAGGCCTCCCATATTCCCATcgcttctcttcttcctctccactCTCTTCTCCTACTCCATTGGAGGTGACATCCTAACTCCAACCCAGCCCCTCACCGACGGCCAGACCCTGATCTCAGCCGGCAGGATCTTTGAATTAGGCTTCTTCAGCCCTGCCAACTCCAACAACCGGTATGTCGGCATATGGTACCATAAGGTGTCGGTGCAAACCGTCGTGTGGGTCGCCAACCGCCAGCACCCAATCTCCGAGCGCAAGGGAAACCTATCCATCACCGCCAACGGAACACTCATCATCACCGACCAGAATTCCACCACCATCTGGTCCTCGGGCTCGTCGGGCCTCGCCAACCCGGTCGCACAGCTCTTGGATACTGGTAATTTGATAATTAGACAGACCAGCGATGACACCCATGATCCGAATAGCTTTGCATGGCAGAGCTTCGATCACCCGACCGACACGCTACTTCCGAGCATGAAGCTCGGGTGGAACCTAACGAGCCATCTCAACCGCAACCTGACGGCGTGGACCAGTTCCAGCGACCCGGCGCCGGGCTACTATTCTATGGCTATGGATATCCAGGGCGACCCGGAGATCTTCCTATGGAACGGAGCGCACCGGGTGTGGCGCGCCGGGCCATGGGTCGGCCAAAGGTTCAGCGGCGTCCCGGAGATGAAGACCTACAGCATGTTCAAATTCGACTTCGTCAATGACCAGGACGAGATCTACTACTCGTTTAACATCTTTAACGAATCGATCATCTCGAGGCTCATCGTGAACCAGTCCGGCGTGACACAGCGGATGGTCTGGCTCGAGCAGAGCCAGATGTGGAGCATCTTCTGGTTTGCACCCAAAGACCAGTGCGACAACGTGTCGCCGTGCGGTCCGTTCGGGGTCTGCGACCCTAACAACTCGCCGATATGCGACTGTTTGCAGGGTTTTGAGCCCAAGTCGCCGACGAATTGGGCTCTGAGGGATGGGTCGGAGGGGTGCAAGAGGAAGACGGCGCGGGATTGCCGGAACGGGACTGATGGGTTCGTGACGGTGAGCGATGCCAAGCTGCCGGACACGTCGGGCTCAACGGTCGACATGAGCCTGAATTTGGATCAGTGCAGGGCTAAGTGTTTGACGAATTGTTCGTGCACGGCCTTTGCGAGTGCGAAGACCAGCGGGGATGGGTGCATAATTTGGACTACGGAGCTCACTGATCTTAGGGTGTTCGGGTTCGGTGGACAGGATCTCTACGTCCGGGTAGCAGCGGCTGATCTAG GCTCAGCGTCAGACCATTCACACCGGAACGACATAATCGCGGTCGTGGTGGGCTCAGTGCTGGGGATTCTACTGCTTGGCTTCATTTGTTGCTGCTtctggaaaaagaaaaagaggacaaGAAGACAAG CTCAGTCCACGTTAGGTAGCGTTTCCTTTGCCAGCAACTACATTGATGAGAGCACTGAAGGAAGGGAATTGGAGCTGCCTTTATTTGATTTGGGAACAATTGCAGCAGCAACCAACAACTTCTCTATCCAAAACAAGCTTGGAGAAGGTGGCTTTGGCCCCGTATACAAG GGCAAGCTGGGAGATGAACAAGAGATAGCTGTGAAGAGGCTTGCAAAGACTTCGGTGCAAGGCCTTGATGAGTTCAAGAATGAGGTAATGCTCATTGCCAAGCTTCAGCATCGGAACCTTGTACGACTTCTTGGCTGCTGCGTTCAAGGAGAGGAAAGGATGCTGATCTATGAGTACATGCCTAACAGAAGCCTGGATGCCTTTCTATTTG ACAAAGCTAAAGCTGCACTGCTGGATTGGCGGACCCGCTATCACATTATAGTAGGGATTGCTCGTGGAATTCTCTACCTTCACCAAGATTCTAGATTTAGAATTATTCATAGAGACCTCAAAGCTAGCAACATTCTTCTCGACAAAGAAATGAACCCCAAAATATCAGACTTTGGCATGGCAAGAATATTTGGAGGGGATGAGACAGAAGCAAACACACGAAGAGTGGTTGGTACCTA G